One region of Citrus sinensis cultivar Valencia sweet orange chromosome 6, DVS_A1.0, whole genome shotgun sequence genomic DNA includes:
- the LOC112498657 gene encoding phenylalanine N-monooxygenase-like: MVKNGRGSHEEQNPAGVSPKTGENPGGAKRNSRGVSSFDRRHSGWFSAARMVGERRLAFKLQIGTKLGQNSGQKWEIWPGHVRGLLFSDFLSHLENNPFLASIVLVTTLVFLVALASFQLSPQNRLRKFVKDMFSIVQNQLFKGFEKKLKRLALPPGPSPWPIVGNLPDMWRKKPAFNWIHDLMKELNTDIACIRLGNVHVIPVTSPEIALEALKDNDSTFATRPLTMGTEYSSRGFLSIAVVPLGQQWKKMRKVVASHVLCSARLHSLLFKRREEADNLVRFVYNQCCKSGSGSVVNVRHAARQYCGNVMRNMMFNRRYFGEGNEDGGPGFEEEEHVESLFIVLQHLYSFILSDYLPWMRVFDLEGHEKLISDAIRTVSKYHDPIIEERIQQRSHHHGNYKKGSDDHQDLLDALISAKDETGRPSLSVDEIKAQCMDLMLATVDNPSNAVEWALGEMINQPEILKKAKEEVDMFVGKERLVQEYDIPQLNYVKACLREALRLHPVAPFNLPHVSTRDATIAGYFIPKGSHVLLSRLGLGRNPNVWKDPLKFMPERHIGSTDHHLQVELTEPELRFVSFGRGRRGCMGVALGSEMSVILLARLLQGFDWSLPSHEEKIDLAESKYDLLMAKPMHARAKPRLAAELYNQLIK, encoded by the exons ATGGTCAAAAATGGAAGAGGGAGTCATGAGGAACAAAATCCAGCCGGTGTGTCACCCAAAACCGGTGAAAATCCCGGCGGAGCAAAGCGAAACAGTCGCGGGGTTTCAAGCTTCGATCGCCGGCATTCCGGTTGGTTTTCAGCGGCGAGGATGGTAGGGGAACGACGGCTAGCTTTTAAGCTTCAGATTGGTACCAAGCTCGGCCAAAACAGTGGCCAGAAATGGGAGATATGGCCGGGTCACGTTCGCGG CCTCCTCTTCAGTGATTTCCTTTCTCATCTTGAAAATAATCCCTTTTTGGCATCCATTGTTTTGGTGACGACACTCGTTTTCCTTGTTGCACTAGCAAGCTTTCAGCTGAGTCCTCAAAATCGTCTCCGGAAATTTGTGAAGGATATGTTTTCAATTGTCCAGAATCAACTATTCAAG GGATTCGAGAAAAAACTAAAGCGGCTAGCTCTGCCTCCGGGCCCTTCTCCATGGCCAATAGTTGGAAACCTTCCGGATATGTGGAGGAAGAAGCCAGCCTTCAATTGGATACATGATTTGATGAAAGAACTAAACACGGATATTGCTTGCATCCGTCTGGGAAATGTTCATGTTATTCCAGTGACTTCCCCAGAAATTGCCCTAGAAGCTCTAAAAGACAACGACTCAACTTTCGCAACACGGCCGCTTACTATGGGGACAGAGTATTCTAGCCGAGGATTCTTGTCAATAGCTGTTGTGCCATTGGGTCAGCAgtggaagaaaatgagaaaagtgGTTGCTTCTCACGTGTTATGTTCAGCACGACTTCACTCTTTACTCTttaagagaagagaagaggcTGACAATCTTGTTAGATTCGTTTATAATCAATGCTGCAAAAGTGGATCTGGTTCGGTCGTCAACGTTAGACATGCGGCCCGTCAATATTGCGGAAACGTTATGAGGAATATGATGTTTAACAGGAGATATTTTGGTGAAGGTAATGAAGATGGAGGGCCTggatttgaagaagaagaacacgTTGAATCACTCTTTATTGTACTCCAACACCTTTATTCATTCATTCTATCGGATTACCTTCCCTGGATGAGAGTATTCGATTTAGAAGGCCATGAAAAACTTATAAGTGATGCTATTAGAACTGTCTCGAAATATCATGATCCTATCATAGAGGAGAGAATACAACAACGGAGCCATCATCATGGTAATTACAAGAAGGGAAGTGATGATCATCAGGACTTGCTGGACGCCCTTATTTCAGCAAAGGATGAAACCGGGAGGCCATCATTATCAGTAGATGAGATCAAAGCTCAGTGCATG GATCTGATGCTTGCAACTGTGGATAATCCATCCAACGCTGTAGAATGGGCCCTGGGGGAGATGATCAACCAGCctgaaattcttaaaaaagcaaaagaagaagTAGATATGTTTGTTGGAAAAGAGAGACTTGTTCAAGAATATGATATCCCACAGCTCAATTATGTCAAGGCTTGCCTAAGGGAAGCGCTTCGACTTCATCCCGTTGCGCCATTTAACCTACCTCATGTGTCAACTCGTGATGCCACAATCGCCGGCTACTTCATCCCCAAAGGCAGCCACGTTCTGCTAAGTCGACTAGGGCTTGGTCGGAACCCTAATGTTTGGAAAGACCCCTTAAAATTCATGCCGGAACGTCACATTGGTTCAACTGATCATCACCTTCAAGTTGAGCTGACCGAACCAGAATTAAGGTTTGTTTCGTTTGGCAGAGGAAGACGTGGCTGCATGGGCGTGGCACTTGGGTCTGAGATGTCTGTAATACTACTGGCAAGGCTTCTTCAGGGGTTTGATTGGAGCCTGCCATCACATGAGGAGAAGATTGACCTCGCTGAATCAAAATATGATCTCCTTATGGCTAAACCGATGCATGCTCGTGCAAAGCCTCGATTGGCAGCTGAGTTGTATAACCAGCTAATTAAATGA